The Pseudomonas parafulva genome window below encodes:
- a CDS encoding ABC transporter ATP-binding protein, which yields MSEAKSNETLVSFRGVQKSYDGESLIVKDLNLDIRKGEFLTLLGPSGSGKTTSLMMLAGFETPTAGEIQLAGRSINNVPPHKRDIGMVFQNYALFPHMTVAENLAFPLTVRNLSKTDISERVKRVLNMVQLDSFAKRYPGQLSGGQQQRVALARALVFEPQLVLMDEPLGALDKQLREHMQMEIKHIHQRLGVTVVYVTHDQGEALTMSDRVAVFHQGQIQQIADPRTLYEAPANTFVANFIGENNRLNGTLLSRQGERCQVQLARGEQVEALAVNVGAPGEPVTLSVRPERVRLNGHSEHCANRFSGRVAEFIYLGDHVRVRLEVCGKSDFFVKQPIAELDPALAVGDVVPLGWAVEHARALDPVVEAH from the coding sequence ATGAGCGAGGCGAAATCGAACGAGACGCTGGTCAGCTTTCGGGGCGTGCAGAAGAGCTACGACGGCGAATCGCTGATCGTCAAAGACCTCAACCTGGACATCCGCAAAGGCGAGTTTCTGACCCTGCTCGGCCCCTCGGGCTCCGGCAAGACCACCAGCCTGATGATGCTGGCCGGCTTCGAGACCCCTACCGCCGGCGAGATCCAACTGGCAGGCCGCTCGATCAACAATGTGCCGCCGCACAAGCGCGACATCGGCATGGTGTTCCAGAACTACGCCCTGTTCCCGCACATGACCGTGGCCGAGAACCTGGCCTTCCCCCTGACCGTACGCAACCTGAGCAAGACCGACATCAGCGAACGGGTCAAGCGCGTGCTCAACATGGTCCAGCTCGACAGCTTCGCCAAGCGCTACCCCGGCCAACTCTCCGGGGGCCAGCAGCAGCGCGTAGCGCTGGCCCGCGCCCTGGTGTTCGAGCCGCAACTGGTGCTGATGGACGAGCCGCTCGGTGCACTCGACAAGCAGTTGCGCGAGCACATGCAGATGGAGATCAAGCATATTCACCAGCGCCTGGGCGTGACCGTGGTGTACGTGACCCACGACCAGGGCGAAGCGCTGACCATGTCCGATCGCGTGGCCGTGTTCCACCAGGGGCAGATCCAGCAGATCGCCGATCCGCGCACGCTCTACGAAGCCCCGGCCAACACCTTCGTGGCCAACTTCATCGGCGAGAACAACCGCCTCAACGGCACCCTGCTGTCGCGTCAGGGTGAGCGCTGCCAAGTGCAACTGGCGCGTGGCGAGCAGGTCGAGGCGCTGGCGGTGAACGTCGGTGCGCCCGGCGAGCCGGTGACCTTGTCGGTACGCCCCGAGCGGGTGCGCCTCAACGGGCACAGCGAACATTGCGCCAATCGGTTTTCCGGCCGGGTGGCCGAGTTCATCTACCTGGGCGATCACGTACGGGTTCGTCTGGAGGTGTGCGGCAAGAGCGATTTCTTCGTCAAGCAGCCGATTGCCGAGCTCGACCCGGCGCTGGCCGTGGGCGACGTAGTGCCGCTGGGCTGGGCGGTGGAGCACGCACGCGCGCTCGACCCGGTCGTCGAAGCCCACTGA
- a CDS encoding response regulator, which produces MIRVLVAEDHTIVREGIKQLIGLAKDLQVVGEAGNGEQLLDALRHTPCDVVLVDISMPGISGLEAIPRIRALANAPAILVLSMHDEAQMAARALKAGAAGYATKDSDPALLLTAIRRVAGGGRYIDPALADRMVFEVGLTETRPLHTLLSEREFSVFERLAQGANVNDIAQQLALSSKTISTHKARLMQKLQVHSLAELVKYAMAHKLI; this is translated from the coding sequence GTGATCCGAGTGCTGGTAGCCGAAGACCACACCATCGTGCGCGAAGGCATCAAGCAGTTGATCGGCCTGGCCAAGGACCTGCAGGTAGTGGGCGAGGCGGGCAATGGCGAGCAGTTGCTCGATGCCTTGCGCCACACGCCCTGCGACGTGGTGCTGGTGGACATCTCGATGCCGGGTATCAGCGGTCTGGAAGCGATCCCGCGTATCCGTGCACTGGCCAACGCACCGGCGATCCTGGTGCTGTCGATGCATGACGAAGCGCAGATGGCCGCACGCGCGCTCAAGGCCGGGGCGGCGGGTTATGCCACCAAGGACAGCGACCCGGCGCTGCTGCTCACCGCCATTCGCCGGGTGGCCGGTGGCGGTCGTTATATCGACCCGGCGCTGGCCGACCGCATGGTCTTCGAAGTGGGGCTGACCGAAACCCGGCCGTTGCACACGCTGTTGTCCGAGCGGGAGTTTTCCGTGTTCGAGCGCTTGGCCCAGGGCGCCAACGTCAACGACATCGCCCAGCAACTGGCGCTGTCGAGCAAGACCATCAGCACGCACAAGGCGCGGCTGATGCAGAAGCTCCAAGTCCACTCGCTGGCTGAGCTGGTGAAGTACGCCATGGCGCACAAGCTGATCTGA